Proteins found in one Methanospirillum hungatei JF-1 genomic segment:
- the nudC gene encoding NAD(+) diphosphatase has product MFHPSYVIPLMNLHGDSLSSLSCLLIRTDGQVLQGSEGFIFSEIPDEIKEKIHSRIPMGNYNDQAWVALGIRADNVPPGYTSHTLREIAGHVSGNLPGLFCRGVQLIRFDLLTRFCGFCGSRASMKHDEIAKVCSSCGRVVFPRLSPAVIVRITDGENILLSRSPHFPPGMYSVQAGFVEPGESLEAAVHREVREEVGIEVTDIRYFGSQPWPFPDSLMIGFTARYAGGEIISDKKEIEDAGWFTRSTMPHLPGHDSIAYGLIHDWLSSEN; this is encoded by the coding sequence ATGTTTCACCCATCGTATGTAATCCCCCTGATGAACCTGCACGGGGATTCTTTATCATCACTCTCTTGTCTTCTTATCAGGACTGATGGTCAGGTTCTGCAGGGGTCGGAAGGATTCATCTTTTCAGAAATCCCTGATGAAATAAAGGAAAAGATTCACAGCAGGATACCTATGGGGAATTATAATGACCAAGCCTGGGTAGCTCTTGGGATACGGGCAGACAATGTTCCCCCTGGCTACACCTCACATACCCTCCGGGAAATCGCAGGGCATGTATCTGGTAATCTGCCCGGTCTTTTTTGTCGCGGGGTACAGCTGATCCGCTTTGATCTCCTCACCCGGTTTTGCGGGTTTTGCGGCAGCAGGGCCTCCATGAAACATGATGAGATAGCAAAAGTCTGCTCCTCATGTGGGAGGGTTGTGTTTCCCCGGCTTTCACCTGCCGTCATCGTCCGGATTACCGATGGAGAGAATATACTCCTCTCCCGGTCTCCTCATTTTCCTCCCGGGATGTATAGTGTTCAGGCAGGGTTTGTTGAACCTGGAGAATCGCTTGAAGCAGCAGTGCACCGGGAGGTCAGGGAAGAGGTCGGGATAGAGGTTACTGATATCAGGTATTTTGGCTCACAACCCTGGCCATTTCCAGACTCCCTGATGATCGGGTTTACCGCTCGGTATGCCGGAGGCGAGATTATATCTGATAAAAAGGAGATAGAAGATGCCGGATGGTTTACAAGATCAACGATGCCGCACCTTCCGGGACATGACAGTATCGCATATGGATTAATTCACGACTGGTTGTCATCAGAAAATTAA
- a CDS encoding glutamine amidotransferase-related protein has translation MMLILDITNPDLPVLIDEFVSPISRIVHRFGHETRIVRIESATIHSSCTGIIICGTALADSWYRSHHLMSLLNGWTGPILGICAGMQMLLSETGGEIVSCTEIGMTPIYLTEMGRQDILMNEREEFSGYALHQYTATLTSQWIPLALSGSTAQVVKHTTHPWYGVLFHPEVRNEWIIERFVAVSVSSHT, from the coding sequence ATGATGCTGATTCTTGATATTACAAACCCGGACCTTCCGGTTCTTATTGATGAATTTGTCTCTCCGATATCCCGTATTGTGCACCGGTTCGGTCATGAGACTCGTATTGTCAGGATTGAATCGGCAACGATCCATTCTTCCTGTACTGGGATCATCATATGCGGGACTGCTCTTGCTGATAGCTGGTACAGATCACACCACCTGATGTCACTTCTGAACGGGTGGACCGGCCCCATATTGGGTATCTGCGCCGGAATGCAGATGCTTCTCTCAGAGACCGGGGGAGAGATAGTGTCTTGTACCGAGATCGGAATGACTCCCATTTATCTCACAGAAATGGGGAGACAAGATATCCTGATGAATGAAAGAGAGGAGTTTTCAGGATATGCTCTCCACCAGTATACTGCCACCCTTACCTCACAATGGATTCCTCTTGCTCTTTCTGGTTCCACGGCCCAGGTCGTGAAACATACCACACATCCCTGGTATGGAGTGCTATTCCATCCGGAAGTCCGGAATGAATGGATTATTGAGCGGTTTGTCGCCGTGTCAGTATCTTCTCATACATGA
- a CDS encoding diphthine--ammonia ligase translates to MRIGALISGGKDSLYAAWRMIQTGHEISCFITIQSRNPESYMFHTPNIGLTRLQAEAAGIPLVVQETDGLEEKELYDLTVAIQRGAREYGLEGIVTGAIQSVYQASRIERICHLENLWCFSPLWLCDQEQYLSSLITDGFEVIIAGVFAEPLDETWLGIPLDLSFLERMKKINKKYHVSLAGEGGEYESFVCNAPFFKKRITIMDAETWFLHGAGGYVITQAELV, encoded by the coding sequence ATGAGAATCGGTGCCCTGATATCCGGAGGGAAGGATTCCCTGTACGCTGCCTGGCGGATGATTCAGACCGGACATGAGATCTCATGTTTTATCACAATACAATCACGCAATCCCGAAAGTTACATGTTCCATACTCCCAATATCGGGCTTACCCGGCTTCAGGCAGAGGCTGCTGGCATTCCGCTCGTTGTTCAGGAGACGGACGGCCTCGAAGAGAAGGAACTTTATGATCTCACGGTGGCTATACAGCGGGGAGCCCGTGAGTATGGTCTTGAGGGTATAGTGACCGGAGCAATCCAGTCAGTATACCAGGCATCCCGGATCGAACGGATCTGCCACCTGGAGAACCTCTGGTGCTTCTCCCCTCTCTGGCTGTGTGATCAGGAGCAGTACCTCTCCTCTCTCATTACAGACGGATTTGAAGTGATTATTGCCGGGGTGTTTGCTGAACCCCTAGATGAAACCTGGCTTGGAATACCCCTTGATCTCTCTTTTCTTGAGCGAATGAAGAAGATAAACAAGAAGTACCATGTCTCACTTGCCGGGGAGGGGGGGGAGTATGAGAGTTTTGTCTGTAATGCTCCGTTTTTCAAAAAGAGGATTACCATCATGGATGCAGAAACCTGGTTTCTTCATGGGGCCGGAGGATACGTGATAACCCAAGCAGAACTGGTCTGA
- a CDS encoding SAM-dependent methyltransferase, which yields MENFSDLMENEEAFRFFLELYADLPRQGPGDDRITRHTFGLLTSLPPRPVTIDMGCGSGAQTLELARAGCQITAVDLHQIFLDHLIQRMKKINPEPLITPVCTGMESYSPPTPVDLIWSEGAVYNIGFENGLSLWKNHLKNGGFLVVSEMTWLIQNPPAPVKEFWDREYPSMQTVLDNQKCIEKVGYRWIGSFLLPESAWDAFYAPQKENIARIRMDGSLSPVQEEVLAIIEDEIRIFEEYRGTYGYVFYLMQRVA from the coding sequence ATGGAAAACTTCTCAGATCTGATGGAGAACGAAGAGGCCTTCAGGTTTTTCTTAGAGTTATATGCAGATCTTCCCCGTCAGGGCCCGGGCGATGACCGGATCACCCGGCATACCTTCGGTCTTCTTACCAGTCTTCCTCCCCGTCCGGTAACCATTGATATGGGATGTGGGAGCGGGGCCCAGACACTTGAACTTGCCAGGGCCGGATGTCAGATAACTGCAGTTGATCTGCACCAGATATTTCTGGACCATCTTATTCAGAGGATGAAGAAGATCAATCCTGAACCCCTCATCACTCCTGTTTGTACCGGAATGGAATCATACTCGCCTCCTACTCCCGTTGATTTGATCTGGAGTGAAGGAGCGGTATATAACATAGGATTTGAAAACGGCCTCTCTCTTTGGAAAAATCATCTGAAAAATGGTGGATTTTTGGTTGTCTCCGAGATGACCTGGTTGATTCAAAATCCCCCGGCTCCTGTCAAGGAGTTCTGGGACCGGGAGTACCCTTCCATGCAGACAGTTTTGGATAACCAGAAATGCATCGAAAAGGTGGGGTACCGCTGGATAGGCTCTTTTCTTCTTCCTGAATCTGCATGGGATGCCTTTTACGCTCCGCAAAAAGAAAATATTGCCCGCATTCGCATGGATGGGTCACTCTCACCAGTACAGGAAGAGGTTTTGGCAATAATAGAAGATGAAATACGGATATTTGAAGAGTACCGGGGTACGTACGGGTATGTCTTTTACCTTATGCAGCGTGTGGCATGA
- a CDS encoding TraB/GumN family protein — MGEIRIIGTAHVSQHSVDEVQQAIDEWQPDVVAIELDQGRYLALKQQQKNPEIEDILQAKNFTQLLVQWILAYIQRRIGMDVGVEPGAEMKAAINAAEERQVKLALIDRDIRVTLHRFWASMSLFEKFKMFYALIGSIAVADKTGDLIDIEELKKENVVEAAMEEFYKYSPRGAMALIGERDAYMSHHLIRLGSANERVLAVVGAGHRKGIEQYLQNPATLPPFDSLTSQMKSRPWGLIFGIVVTAIFGLLLLAIVFSGVGTEVLLQALVYWVLIHGVLTFVFTLLAGGHPISGLVGFVVSPLSSLHPLIAAGWFSAIAEAKIRKPRGSDIKKIMEAESIMEMRTIPLFKVVLVAALANVGSSIGTFAYFIFIFPILGIDPNVILGDGFANMWSAITGLFGQ, encoded by the coding sequence ATGGGTGAAATCCGTATAATCGGTACGGCACATGTCTCGCAACACAGTGTCGATGAAGTACAGCAGGCGATTGATGAATGGCAGCCGGATGTGGTAGCAATTGAGCTTGACCAGGGACGATATCTGGCCCTGAAACAGCAGCAGAAAAACCCGGAGATAGAAGACATTCTTCAGGCCAAAAACTTCACCCAGCTCCTGGTTCAGTGGATATTAGCCTACATACAGCGCAGAATCGGTATGGATGTCGGGGTTGAGCCAGGGGCTGAGATGAAGGCTGCGATAAACGCTGCAGAAGAGAGACAGGTAAAACTTGCTCTCATCGACCGGGACATCCGGGTGACACTCCACCGGTTCTGGGCATCAATGTCCTTATTTGAAAAGTTCAAGATGTTTTATGCCCTTATCGGATCAATAGCCGTTGCTGATAAGACCGGGGATCTTATCGACATCGAGGAACTGAAGAAGGAGAATGTAGTAGAGGCTGCCATGGAGGAGTTTTACAAATATTCTCCCCGTGGTGCCATGGCCCTGATTGGTGAGCGGGATGCATACATGTCTCACCATCTTATCAGGCTGGGATCAGCAAATGAGCGGGTTTTAGCCGTTGTTGGTGCCGGACACCGGAAGGGGATTGAGCAGTACCTGCAAAATCCGGCAACTCTTCCTCCTTTCGACAGTCTTACCTCACAGATGAAATCCCGCCCGTGGGGACTGATCTTTGGTATTGTGGTAACTGCCATATTCGGCCTTCTGCTTCTGGCCATTGTCTTTTCAGGAGTCGGAACCGAGGTACTTCTCCAGGCTCTGGTATACTGGGTCCTGATTCATGGTGTTCTGACGTTCGTATTCACTCTGCTTGCAGGAGGTCACCCGATATCCGGTCTGGTGGGGTTTGTTGTCAGTCCTCTGTCATCACTTCATCCCCTTATCGCAGCCGGATGGTTTTCAGCGATTGCAGAAGCAAAGATTCGAAAACCACGGGGTTCTGATATCAAAAAGATCATGGAAGCGGAATCAATCATGGAGATGCGTACCATTCCGCTCTTTAAAGTAGTCCTTGTTGCAGCACTTGCAAATGTCGGGTCGAGCATCGGAACCTTCGCATATTTCATATTCATCTTCCCCATCCTGGGTATTGATCCAAATGTGATCCTTGGGGACGGTTTTGCGAATATGTGGTCGGCAATCACCGGCCTGTTCGGACAATAG
- a CDS encoding YkgJ family cysteine cluster protein: MTSSVSLAEQIRGTGFSCRRCGSCCRETEPGSNLVMVGQEEITRIMKATGLSFEEIAEPYPDRICEGDRDYTFGWVLRRIGDRCRFLDGSTCQIYETRPWICRTYPFMLDENGLSVYPCEGIDQDFQTPDAVIIAFDLCRRYAYEREQDEKIRMIIQSETIPAGRPVVIDAEGIKDYYG, from the coding sequence ATGACCTCTTCAGTTTCACTCGCTGAACAGATCCGTGGCACGGGGTTTTCCTGCCGTCGGTGCGGTTCCTGTTGCCGGGAGACTGAACCAGGTTCTAATCTGGTCATGGTCGGGCAGGAGGAGATCACCCGGATAATGAAAGCAACCGGTCTTTCATTTGAAGAGATTGCAGAGCCATATCCTGACCGGATTTGTGAAGGAGATCGCGACTATACCTTTGGATGGGTACTTCGCCGGATTGGGGACAGATGTAGGTTTCTTGACGGATCAACCTGCCAGATATATGAAACCCGACCCTGGATATGCCGCACCTATCCGTTTATGCTTGATGAGAACGGGCTTTCTGTCTACCCGTGTGAAGGGATAGATCAGGATTTCCAAACACCCGATGCAGTGATTATCGCCTTTGATCTCTGTAGACGATATGCATACGAACGGGAACAGGATGAGAAAATCCGAATGATAATACAGTCAGAAACCATTCCGGCAGGAAGGCCGGTTGTGATTGATGCAGAAGGAATAAAGGACTATTATGGGTGA
- a CDS encoding GMP synthase subunit A: protein MLPLYVVNNYGQFNHLILRALRDLDIDAKLIPNTTPVSEVREGCQGIILGGGPDISRAGLSHEYVRLGKPVLGICLGLHVIAQEFGGTVQSGQKGGYGAVEVTITDHDGILQGYPQTMQVWASHADEVVTLPGDFDRLATSSICGNEAIAHKHLPIFGIQWHPEVSHTFEGHRVFENFFSICTGQNKG from the coding sequence ATGCTCCCTTTATATGTGGTCAATAATTATGGTCAGTTTAATCATCTTATCCTGAGAGCTCTTCGGGATCTTGATATCGATGCAAAACTGATACCAAATACCACCCCTGTCAGCGAGGTTCGTGAAGGTTGTCAGGGAATTATCCTTGGCGGAGGCCCTGATATCTCCCGCGCCGGATTGTCCCATGAATATGTTCGTCTTGGAAAACCTGTTCTTGGCATATGCCTGGGCTTGCATGTGATTGCGCAGGAGTTTGGCGGGACGGTTCAGTCCGGACAGAAAGGCGGATACGGAGCTGTTGAAGTTACCATCACCGACCATGACGGAATTCTGCAGGGATATCCACAAACGATGCAGGTATGGGCATCCCATGCCGATGAGGTCGTCACCCTTCCTGGTGATTTTGACCGGCTTGCAACCTCTTCAATATGCGGCAACGAAGCCATCGCCCATAAACATCTGCCGATATTTGGTATCCAGTGGCATCCGGAGGTAAGTCATACCTTTGAAGGCCACCGGGTCTTTGAGAACTTCTTTTCCATATGCACGGGTCAGAACAAAGGATGA
- the cobT gene encoding nicotinate mononucleotide-dependent phosphoribosyltransferase CobT — protein sequence MVFLSRPYSITPKRPLFIGILANTMLSTVPGLSGAGPNPMGSLLVPVLDAELIWQGIITSTDATPNTPTGCPTPASITRAVLDRIGVSPLFINAGLVHRPTVPVLDLLGQAGGDPRDGPAVPDAERLYKEGVRIGKLLSAHDLLVVGECVPGGTTTALCVLRSLGYDAKVSSASVTSPDSMKEEIYAAVTRRIGRSIPDPMDIIRETGDPMMAVAAGLADGFPGTLILAGGTQMLAVAAIIKALGNPLPEVVTTVYVRDDHAASCDKTAQDIGVPITYVDPGFGEIGHSGLVRYCIGEVKEGMGCGGAMMLAALLGYSPEEITRSIISFVSGYSP from the coding sequence ATGGTTTTTCTCTCCCGTCCATATTCGATAACACCAAAAAGGCCATTATTTATCGGTATACTGGCTAATACGATGCTTTCAACCGTTCCCGGATTATCAGGGGCCGGTCCGAATCCGATGGGCTCTCTTCTCGTACCGGTCCTTGATGCCGAACTCATCTGGCAGGGGATCATAACAAGTACAGATGCGACCCCGAACACACCTACCGGATGTCCGACACCGGCTTCAATAACAAGGGCTGTTCTTGACCGTATTGGGGTTTCCCCCCTGTTTATAAATGCCGGCCTTGTTCACCGCCCTACTGTGCCGGTTCTGGATCTTCTTGGGCAGGCAGGCGGGGATCCACGTGATGGTCCTGCAGTCCCTGATGCAGAACGCCTGTATAAAGAGGGGGTCCGTATCGGGAAACTTCTGTCAGCCCATGATCTACTTGTTGTCGGTGAATGTGTTCCTGGTGGGACCACGACCGCTCTGTGTGTTCTCAGAAGCCTTGGATATGATGCAAAGGTGAGTAGCGCGTCAGTTACCAGCCCTGACTCGATGAAGGAAGAGATATATGCTGCAGTGACCCGGCGTATTGGCAGATCAATTCCAGATCCCATGGATATCATCCGGGAGACGGGTGATCCGATGATGGCCGTTGCAGCAGGACTTGCTGATGGTTTTCCCGGAACTTTGATTCTTGCAGGCGGGACACAGATGCTGGCCGTAGCGGCTATTATTAAGGCCCTCGGAAACCCTCTCCCCGAGGTTGTCACGACCGTATATGTCAGGGATGATCATGCAGCAAGTTGCGATAAAACAGCACAGGATATCGGAGTTCCGATAACCTATGTTGATCCCGGTTTTGGTGAGATTGGACACTCCGGTCTTGTCCGTTATTGTATCGGTGAAGTAAAGGAAGGTATGGGATGTGGCGGAGCAATGATGCTTGCAGCCTTGCTTGGCTATAGTCCGGAGGAGATTACCCGCTCGATCATCTCTTTTGTTTCAGGGTACAGTCCCTGA
- the cobS gene encoding adenosylcobinamide-GDP ribazoletransferase has product MFEAIRALLQFTTVLPLGKTAPFEAFAHNTWLYPLAGYITGGMGAIIILLLPAPSLVLAVMAIGMVLLISGANHLDGLLDFGDGLMAHGSQEKRIQALTDRQIGTGALTLGMMVTLLAIASLSSFPDILTAASALIFAETGGKWSMAILTIFGRPFHEGLHATLHERAKIWFVIPATLLLIPAFLLPLSWEAKGAAGIGLILLPFGMRYLADRLFGGVNGDVTGATGEISRCALLTLLVITLF; this is encoded by the coding sequence ATGTTTGAGGCTATCCGTGCCCTGCTCCAGTTCACCACCGTCCTTCCCCTTGGAAAAACAGCCCCCTTCGAAGCATTCGCACATAATACCTGGCTCTACCCCCTGGCAGGATATATCACAGGCGGAATGGGAGCGATCATAATCCTCCTGCTCCCGGCTCCTTCACTCGTTCTGGCAGTAATGGCAATCGGAATGGTGCTGCTGATATCCGGTGCCAATCACCTGGACGGCCTTTTGGATTTCGGAGATGGGCTTATGGCACATGGATCCCAGGAGAAGAGGATTCAGGCACTGACAGATCGGCAGATCGGTACCGGAGCTCTGACTCTCGGGATGATGGTAACTCTCCTGGCCATCGCCTCGCTCAGTTCATTCCCTGATATTCTGACTGCTGCATCAGCACTCATCTTCGCAGAAACAGGGGGCAAATGGAGTATGGCGATACTGACAATATTCGGAAGACCATTCCATGAGGGACTTCATGCAACCCTTCATGAGAGAGCAAAAATCTGGTTTGTCATCCCGGCAACGCTGCTTCTGATTCCTGCTTTTCTGCTCCCCCTCTCCTGGGAGGCGAAGGGAGCTGCTGGAATTGGACTGATCCTGCTCCCCTTTGGTATGAGATATCTTGCCGACCGGTTATTTGGGGGAGTCAACGGAGATGTGACCGGTGCCACCGGAGAGATAAGCCGCTGCGCTCTTCTGACACTACTTGTCATCACCCTTTTCTGA
- the tuf gene encoding translation elongation factor EF-1 subunit alpha: protein MATEKPHINLAVIGHIDHGKSTTVGRLMYEAGAVPAHIIEQYKKEAESKGKGSFAFAWVMDNLKEERERGITIDIAHKRFDTDKYYFTVVDCPGHRDFVKNMITGASQADAAVIVVAAPDGVMEQTKEHVFLSKTLGIKQLIVAVNKMDAANYDEARFNQVKSDVGALLKMVGTNPDTVKFIPISAFEGDNITKNSDKMPWYKGKTLFGLLDELEVPDKPTEKPLRVPIQDAYSISGIGTVPVGRVETGILKKGMNVTFMPANKSGEVKSIEMHHEEIPQAVPGDNIGFNVRGIGKDDVRRGDVCGASDNPPAVAEEFTAQIVVLQHPSAITVGYTPVFHCHTAQTACTFTELVKKLDPRTGQTLEENPTFLKAGDAAIIKCHPTKPLCLENAKEFPQLGRFAIRDMGQTIAAGMCINVVKKQMR from the coding sequence ATGGCAACTGAAAAGCCCCACATTAACCTCGCTGTTATTGGTCACATCGACCATGGTAAGTCAACTACCGTCGGCAGACTGATGTACGAAGCCGGAGCCGTTCCGGCACACATCATTGAACAGTACAAGAAGGAAGCAGAATCAAAGGGTAAGGGTTCATTCGCTTTTGCCTGGGTCATGGACAACCTGAAGGAAGAGCGTGAGCGTGGTATCACTATTGATATTGCACACAAGCGTTTCGACACCGACAAGTACTACTTTACTGTCGTGGACTGTCCAGGACACAGAGACTTTGTCAAGAACATGATCACCGGTGCCTCACAGGCAGACGCAGCAGTCATCGTCGTTGCAGCACCTGATGGTGTCATGGAACAGACCAAGGAGCACGTCTTCCTGTCCAAGACCCTCGGTATCAAGCAGCTTATCGTTGCAGTCAACAAGATGGATGCAGCCAACTATGATGAAGCACGCTTCAACCAGGTCAAGTCTGATGTCGGTGCTCTCCTGAAAATGGTCGGAACCAACCCTGACACCGTCAAGTTCATCCCGATCAGTGCATTCGAAGGTGACAACATCACCAAGAACTCTGACAAGATGCCCTGGTACAAGGGGAAGACGCTCTTCGGACTCCTCGATGAGCTCGAAGTTCCGGACAAGCCAACCGAAAAGCCGCTTCGTGTCCCGATTCAGGATGCATACTCCATCTCAGGTATCGGAACTGTTCCGGTCGGCCGTGTTGAAACCGGTATCCTCAAGAAAGGTATGAACGTTACCTTCATGCCGGCAAACAAGTCTGGAGAAGTAAAGTCCATTGAGATGCATCACGAAGAAATCCCACAGGCAGTTCCAGGTGACAACATCGGGTTCAACGTCCGTGGTATCGGTAAGGACGATGTCCGCCGTGGTGACGTCTGTGGTGCATCTGACAACCCGCCGGCAGTCGCAGAGGAATTCACCGCACAGATCGTCGTGCTCCAGCACCCAAGTGCAATCACCGTCGGATATACTCCGGTCTTCCACTGTCACACTGCACAGACCGCCTGTACATTCACTGAACTCGTCAAGAAGCTTGACCCACGTACTGGTCAGACCCTTGAAGAGAACCCGACCTTCCTGAAGGCCGGAGATGCAGCAATCATCAAATGCCACCCGACCAAGCCGCTCTGTCTTGAAAACGCCAAGGAATTCCCGCAGCTTGGACGGTTTGCAATCCGTGATATGGGTCAGACCATTGCTGCCGGCATGTGTATCAACGTTGTCAAGAAGCAGATGCGCTGA
- the rpsJ gene encoding 30S ribosomal protein S10, with amino-acid sequence MQKARIRLTGTDYQKVEEVCEKIKEIAERTGVNLAGPIPLPTRKLVVPIRKSPDGEGTATWDRWQMRVHKRLIDLDADERALRQLMRTQVPKDIGIEIVLES; translated from the coding sequence ATGCAGAAGGCCAGAATCCGACTCACCGGAACCGACTATCAGAAAGTAGAAGAAGTGTGCGAAAAGATTAAAGAGATCGCTGAGCGGACCGGTGTCAATCTGGCCGGTCCTATTCCCCTTCCTACCAGAAAGCTGGTAGTACCCATCAGAAAAAGTCCGGATGGGGAAGGGACAGCAACCTGGGACCGCTGGCAGATGCGGGTTCATAAGCGTCTCATTGATCTTGATGCTGATGAGCGTGCTCTCCGTCAGCTCATGCGTACCCAGGTACCAAAGGACATCGGTATTGAGATTGTCCTTGAAAGCTGA
- a CDS encoding flippase activity-associated protein Agl23, with amino-acid sequence MNIQVLRERYAQCSGAQIFGIIFLAGLLLRVILPNLKLLHHDEAIHAWFSYELLTKGVYQYDPMYHGPFLYYITAALFRIFGDSDLLVRLLPAVFGSAIIFLIYGIYKTGWLSKNHAIWAALFFAFSPDMVYFSRFLRHDIFQLFFTVLLLLAILAYIEFKKPGWAFLAGFAAACGMCLKEDMPVAILIFGVFFIALLYFRRIHLPDTWKRDLIGTVLIAAGIGFVFYTSFFNHPEMFFEAPFKAIEHWTSMHDQCRLCGPPYWYLIMLILYEIPLLILAIYGIWHWGWKDKGLSLLRNVDPKNQGLSDEKTSLLMILLIIWTGCTLVFYGWVGEKVPWLLIHQLFPLIFLASYKIEGKKVIAGIITLLFLVGMTMHVCFTPVDINEPIVQVQNSEDMRDVMALIDTAKTVVVASDSYWPLPWYYRGGRWDKILFYGKKVDPMMWSGKEPDLIITHDTDSYASLPGYEKRAYHLSYWFSLYDNQHRALEWYFLRDGKMGTVNLDVFVKVNNTDLN; translated from the coding sequence ATGAATATTCAGGTATTACGGGAACGATATGCACAATGTTCTGGTGCACAGATCTTCGGGATCATTTTTCTTGCAGGTCTTCTTCTCCGGGTGATCCTGCCAAATCTTAAATTACTCCATCATGATGAGGCCATCCATGCATGGTTCAGTTATGAACTCCTGACCAAAGGAGTATATCAGTATGATCCCATGTATCATGGGCCATTTCTCTATTACATCACTGCAGCGTTGTTCAGGATCTTCGGAGATTCTGATCTGCTTGTAAGACTACTCCCGGCAGTGTTTGGGTCGGCCATAATATTCCTCATATACGGGATATACAAAACCGGCTGGCTCTCGAAAAATCATGCGATCTGGGCAGCACTGTTTTTTGCTTTTTCGCCGGATATGGTATATTTTTCTCGATTTCTGCGTCATGATATCTTCCAGTTATTCTTCACCGTTCTGCTGCTCCTTGCAATCCTCGCATATATCGAATTTAAAAAACCGGGATGGGCATTTCTGGCAGGATTTGCTGCAGCATGTGGTATGTGTCTGAAAGAGGACATGCCGGTAGCCATACTAATATTTGGAGTCTTTTTCATCGCTCTCCTCTATTTCCGTCGTATACACCTTCCGGATACCTGGAAACGGGATCTCATTGGTACGGTTCTCATAGCGGCGGGTATAGGATTTGTCTTCTATACCTCATTCTTCAACCATCCGGAGATGTTCTTTGAGGCACCATTCAAGGCTATTGAACACTGGACATCCATGCATGACCAGTGCAGGCTGTGTGGTCCGCCATACTGGTACCTCATCATGCTCATTCTCTATGAAATCCCTCTGCTTATCCTGGCTATATACGGCATCTGGCACTGGGGATGGAAAGACAAGGGACTGAGTCTGTTAAGAAATGTGGATCCTAAAAATCAAGGACTTTCTGACGAAAAAACTTCACTCCTGATGATCCTTCTCATCATATGGACCGGATGTACGCTGGTTTTTTATGGGTGGGTAGGAGAGAAAGTTCCCTGGCTTTTGATTCATCAGTTATTTCCGCTCATATTTCTCGCATCCTACAAGATAGAAGGGAAAAAAGTAATCGCCGGAATTATCACCCTTCTCTTCCTGGTGGGAATGACGATGCATGTCTGCTTCACACCTGTTGATATCAACGAACCCATCGTTCAGGTTCAGAACTCTGAGGACATGCGTGACGTCATGGCATTGATCGACACTGCAAAGACTGTAGTTGTGGCATCCGACTCCTACTGGCCGCTTCCCTGGTACTACCGGGGTGGAAGATGGGACAAGATCCTGTTTTATGGCAAAAAGGTTGATCCGATGATGTGGAGTGGGAAGGAACCGGATCTTATCATCACCCATGATACCGACAGTTATGCATCCCTGCCCGGATATGAAAAGAGAGCGTATCACCTAAGCTACTGGTTTTCCTTGTATGACAACCAGCACCGGGCTCTGGAGTGGTACTTCCTCCGGGATGGAAAGATGGGAACGGTGAATCTTGACGTATTTGTCAAGGTAAATAATACTGACCTAAATTAA